In Silene latifolia isolate original U9 population chromosome X, ASM4854445v1, whole genome shotgun sequence, the following proteins share a genomic window:
- the LOC141619139 gene encoding uncharacterized protein LOC141619139, whose protein sequence is MEMKEKVMSSGHYLFDNKPIIVKAWTRDMEMTKDDVKSVPAWVQIHKLPLKFWGKGLPKIAGLLGEFIKCDATTEERTSLGYARVMVELMVDQELPAQIAFNDEKGLIIRVDIEYEWRLVKFKKCQGMRHEMEHCRKGNQGYAAKKIS, encoded by the coding sequence ATGGAAATGAAAGAGAAAGTCATGAGTTCAGGGCACTATCTATTTGACAACAAACCAATAATTGTTAAGGCTTGGACTAGGGACATGGAAATGACAAAGGATGATGTGAAATCGGTTCCTGCTTGGGTTCAAATCCATAAACTTCCCCTGAAATTTTGGGGTAAGGGGTTACCTAAAATAGCTGGCTTACTTGGGGAATTCATTAAATGTGATgcaaccactgaggaaaggacaaGTTTGGGGTATGCACGTGTAATGGTAGAACTAATGGTGGACCAAGAGTTGCCTGCACAGATTGCTTTTAATGATGAAAAAGGTCTGATCATAAGGGTTGATATAGAGTATGAGTGGAGACTTGTCAAGTTTAAGAAATGCCAAGGCATGAGGCATGAGATGGAGCACTGTAGAAAAGGAAATCAGGGATATGCTGCAAAAAAAATCAGTTAA